Genomic window (Synechococcales cyanobacterium T60_A2020_003):
GTATTTACCCGCAAATGCCAGCTTGAGCGTGAGCAGGCCATAGAGAACTGCAACGGTAAACGATAACGCCAACCAAACCCGACGTTGGGTTGCCGAGGCGCGATCGCATGGTGTAGTCAGCCAATTCCAAAGGCTAGAGTAAACAGTGCCCATAGCGGTATTACGCAACAGCACCTTGTACTTTACCGTGGGACGGGGGCACAGAGAGGGACGATTCTCAGTCAGCAACGTGCAAGGTTCCAGATAAAATTCCTTGTGATAGCATTGTTCGGTGATGGGCAACGTTAGACAGTTCCCGAACGCCTGAAAATATTATGGTGCCGAAAGTTTTCGTTGTACTTGTACTTGTACTGATTGTCACCTTTGCAGGAGTCAATCTGTATGGCATTTCTCGCTGGAAAGTAGGCACCCAGAAATTACGGGATTGCTTGAACGCATCCCGTGTTTCAGTTCAACCTCAAAGGGTTTGCTTTGATGAGCTTGATGGCTTACCTGCTCCAGTGCAACGGTACTTTCGTAAATCTCTCCAAGATGGGCAACCAATGATAGTCAGCGTCCATATGCGGCATCGTGGTACGTTCAATGTGAGTCAGACAACGGAGCAGTGGAAGCCTTTTACGTCCGAGCAACACATGATGACCCAGCGTCCGGGCTTTGACTGGAATGGCCGAATTGCTATGCTACCGGGGATTCCAGTAATGGTGCATGATGCGTATATAGCTGGTGAAGGTCTTCTACACGCTGCATTATTTGGACTGTTTTCGCTCGTCAAGATACGAGGGACTGGTGAGGTCGCTGAAGGGGAACTAATGCGCTTTTTTGCTGAGGCAGCTTGGTATCCCACAAAACTGTTACCCAGCCAAGGGATACATTGGGAAGCCGTAAGCGATCGCTCTGCTAAAGGGACTATGACTGACAATACCATTCACCTAACCCTGCTTTTCACGTTTAATGAGCACGATCTCATTGAACATGTGCAAGCAGAAGCACGGGGACGCATGGTGGATGGCAAAATCGTCCCAACACCTTGGTGTGGGCACTTTTGGAACTACAGCGAGCGTAGTGGTATGCAAGTTCCGCTTGATGGCGAGGTGGCATGGCTACTGCCTGACGGTGCGAAACCGTATTGGAGAGGTAGGCTTACAGAGATTACTTATGAATTTGCACGTTGAGCAAAGAATATTCCTAATAGCGAATAACAGTCTAACGATCCCATTGCACGCCAACAGTAGGAACAGCGCTTTGCTTCGTCTCCATAGTTTTTGCAGTGTGCTAGAACTCAGTGCGATCGCTCCCCGTTGGAGTCTGCTGTGCGATTCATGACCGCATAGAGGCGATCGCATTCAGTACCAAGATACCCTTCGCAGCACTCTCAGGACTTACGCAATTGGGCGATTTTGCACAGGTGTAACCCGCGCAAAATCGCCTAAAAGACTTAGGACGTCGCACGTAGTGCGTAAGTCCTGACTCTGTTACCTTGAGCAATATACCGTCCTACCTTTGGGAATCGTGGTTTAATTTGGGTGATTGGTACGGGGAGAACCACCAGAGGACAGTAGGGCAACTATGGAGTATTGGCACCAGTTAGAAATCGAAGATGTGCTGCACAACCTGAAAACGACTCCAGAAACGGGATTGTCTGAACAAGATGTTGAAAATCGTTTGAAGGACTATGGCCCCAATGAACTCAACGAACGCCCGCCGAAAAGTCCCTGGTTGATGCTATGGGAGCAGTTCACGTCTACCACAATCATCGTCTTGATCGTTGCAGCGCTTGTGACGGCGTTGCTCGGTAACGCAGACGACACGATCGCCATTCTGGCGATTGTGATTTTTAATGCGCTGATTGGCTTCAGCCAAGAGTACAAGGCTGGAAAAGAATTTGCAGCCCTCAAGAAAATGGCTGTTCCTCAAGCGCGAGTTTGGCGGGATAAAGAGTGGCATCAAGTGCCAGCACGCCAACTCGTTCCCGGAGACATCATCCAGCTCGAAGATGGGGATCAGGTTCCTGCCGACGCGCGATTGATTGAATGTAAAAATCTCTGCACCCAAGAATCAGCCTTTACCGGGGAATCGGAATCGGTGGAGAAAAGCACGGAATCGGGAGCAGTTGGCGATATTCCGCTGGGTGATCGCCGCAACATGGTATTTATGGGCACGGTGGTCACCTACGGTCGCGCTAAAGGGATTGTCACCGCCACCGGAATGCATACTGAGTTGGGCAAAATTGCCGACTCTATGCAGAGTGTGGAGCAGGAAAAAACCCCCCTCCAGCGTCGTTTGGATCAAGTAGGAAAACGACTGGCGATCGCAGCTTTGTTACTCGTTACCGTAATTTTTGCGCTGGGTCTACTGCGGGGTGAACCACTAGAGCAAATGTTTTTAACGGCGGTGAGTCTTGCCGTTGCCGTTATTCCGGAAGGCTTACCCGCTGTTGTCACCATTGCCCTGGCTCTGGGCGCACGCCGCATGTTGAAACGACGCGCATTAATCCGCAAACTGCCAGCCGTAGAAACCCTAGGATCGGTTACCACTATTTGTTCAGACAAAACAGGAACCCTCACCGAAAACCGAATGACCGTCACGATTCTATCCCTGGCTGGAGAGCGGGTGGATCTCCGGGAATCCTTCGCCCAAATTACATCACGATTGGATGGAAATAAGTCTATCTTTAAGCCCGGTTCCGGTACGCCTCTCCCAATTTCGATGGCGCTTACGATGGCAGGCGGTGCCCTCTGCAATAACGCCCTCGTTCCGGATGAAGTGGAAATAGCAGAGTCCTCTTCGAATAATGCGATTGGCGATCCGACAGAAATTGCCCTCGTCGTTGCTGCCGATCGCCTAGGGTTGGAAAAAGAGGAACTTGAAGACCTGTTACCCCGTGTGGCTGAAGCTCCCTTTGACTCCGATCGTAAAATGATGACAACAGCACACCGCATCGCCCGCAGCAACGGACAGTGGGACTGCCAAAACGACTCGTCTACGCTCTTGCCGTATCCCGATGATTTTCCAAATACTCCCTTTATCGCCTTTACCAAGGGAGCCGTAGATAGTCTGGTTTCTATTTGCAGCAAAGTCTGGAATCGGGATCATTTAGAACCGCTAGATGCTGGTTGGGAAACTCAAATTCGCGATCGCAACGATCGCCTTGCAAGCCGAGGAACGCGTGTTTTGGGCATTGCCTTTCGCCCCCTTGAGGCACCTCCGCTAGAGGGGAAAGAGATAGAGATGGAGCAAGATTTAATCTTTGTTGGACTGATCGGCATGCTCGATCCCGCCCGCCCAGAGGCCAAAGATGCCGTTGAAACTTGTATCAATGCAGGTATTCGCCCCGTGATGATTACAGGGGATCATCCCCTGATGGCGCATCACATTGCTAAAGAACTGGGCATTGCTACGGATGACGCCTATCTCACCGGACAACAGCTTAATGAGTTTTCGATCCATGAGCTTGAAGATCAAGTAGAGTCGGTTTCCGTCTATGCGCGAGTCTCTCCGCAACAAAAGCTCAAGATTGTCGAAGCTCTCAAAAATAGAGGACACATCGTCTCCATGACCGGAGATGGTGTCAATGATGCACCTGCACTCAGCAAGGCAGATATTGGTGTGGCAATGGGAATTACGGGCACCGATGTTGCCAAAGAGGCTGCCGATATGGTGCTGCTCAACGACAACTTTGCCACCATTGTGGCGGCGGTTGAGGAGGGGCGCGTCATTTATGACAATATCCGTAAGTTTATTCGCTATACCCTCACTGGAAATACAAGCGGTGTTGTCATTATGGTGCTGGCTCCGTTTGTTGCGATGCCGTTGCCGTTGCTGCCCATTCAAATTCTATGGATAAACCTACTGGCCGATGGGTTACTCGCGCTAGCGCTCAGTGTTGAACCTGCAGAAGATAACGTCATGCAGCGTCCTCCCTATCCGCCGAATGAAAGTATTTTCAGCCGAGGCGTGGGTCGCGATATTTTGTGGGTTGGGACGCTGCTAGGCTTAGCACTGCTGGTGATGGGCTATGTGACCTGGCGGCATCATTGGGAGGATTGGCAGGTGATGATCTTCGCAGCGCTGGCCTTTTCGCGGATGTGGATGGCAATGGCTATGCGATCAGAACGACAGTTGGTTTTTCATCGAGGTATTTTTTCAAATAGACCCATGCTGCTAGCGGTTTTGATTACCTTTACGTTGCAAATGGCGGTGATCTACGTGCCTCAACTCCAGAAGTTTTTTGCGACGAAATCGCTCTCATGGACAGAGATGGGAATTTGTTTGGCTATTAGTACGGTGGGGTTTTGGGCGGTCGAGATTCAGAAGCTGTTTCTGCGCGATCGCCCAAAGGCTTTGGGAAATCGTCGCTAGACATCTGTGCTATAGCAGCCAAAGGGTTGGTTAGGACAGGATGCAGCCCCCCTCTCATGTCCTAATAGTCGCCT
Coding sequences:
- a CDS encoding cation-translocating P-type ATPase; this translates as MEYWHQLEIEDVLHNLKTTPETGLSEQDVENRLKDYGPNELNERPPKSPWLMLWEQFTSTTIIVLIVAALVTALLGNADDTIAILAIVIFNALIGFSQEYKAGKEFAALKKMAVPQARVWRDKEWHQVPARQLVPGDIIQLEDGDQVPADARLIECKNLCTQESAFTGESESVEKSTESGAVGDIPLGDRRNMVFMGTVVTYGRAKGIVTATGMHTELGKIADSMQSVEQEKTPLQRRLDQVGKRLAIAALLLVTVIFALGLLRGEPLEQMFLTAVSLAVAVIPEGLPAVVTIALALGARRMLKRRALIRKLPAVETLGSVTTICSDKTGTLTENRMTVTILSLAGERVDLRESFAQITSRLDGNKSIFKPGSGTPLPISMALTMAGGALCNNALVPDEVEIAESSSNNAIGDPTEIALVVAADRLGLEKEELEDLLPRVAEAPFDSDRKMMTTAHRIARSNGQWDCQNDSSTLLPYPDDFPNTPFIAFTKGAVDSLVSICSKVWNRDHLEPLDAGWETQIRDRNDRLASRGTRVLGIAFRPLEAPPLEGKEIEMEQDLIFVGLIGMLDPARPEAKDAVETCINAGIRPVMITGDHPLMAHHIAKELGIATDDAYLTGQQLNEFSIHELEDQVESVSVYARVSPQQKLKIVEALKNRGHIVSMTGDGVNDAPALSKADIGVAMGITGTDVAKEAADMVLLNDNFATIVAAVEEGRVIYDNIRKFIRYTLTGNTSGVVIMVLAPFVAMPLPLLPIQILWINLLADGLLALALSVEPAEDNVMQRPPYPPNESIFSRGVGRDILWVGTLLGLALLVMGYVTWRHHWEDWQVMIFAALAFSRMWMAMAMRSERQLVFHRGIFSNRPMLLAVLITFTLQMAVIYVPQLQKFFATKSLSWTEMGICLAISTVGFWAVEIQKLFLRDRPKALGNRR